From [Flavobacterium] thermophilum:
CGTGGAAAAACGGAAGCACACCGAGCACCGTTTCTTTTCCTTTTTCGCATTTATACACCCAATGGGCGCACATGAGCGTATTGGCGATCAAGTTGCGATGCGTCAACATGGCCGCTTTCGGATGTCCCGTCGTGCCGCCTGTATATTGCAGCAGCGCCACATCTTCCACGGGGTCGATGTCCACCCCGATCGGAGCGGTTTCCTTGCGGCTCATGATCGTGCGGAACATATGAACGGTTTCGCTTTCCGCGATGCGGACGATGGGCATGTTTTGCTTCCGCTGCACAAGCGGATACAGCCATTTCTTCACCGTGGGCAAATACTCTTGCATTCTCGTGACAATCCAATGCTTGACCGGCGTCCTCCCTTTCACCTTTTCCGCCTTTGGATACAGAAGATCCATCGTCACGAGCACCGAGGCGCCGCTGTCGTTCAGCTGGTATTCAAGCTCATACTCGGTGTAAAGCGGGTTCGTCTGCACGACGATGCCGCCGGCTAGGAGCGTCCCGTAGTAGCTGATGACCGCCTGCGGGCAGTTCGGCAGCATCACCGCCACCCGGTCTCCTTTTTGAACACCAAGGCGGCGCAAAAAGTGGGCGAATGTGAGCGCCTGTTCGTACACTTGGCGGAACGTCATCGTCTTTCCGAAAAAATCGATGGCGTCTTTGTCGCCATATTGTTCCGCCGTCTCCCGCAAATAGTCAGAAAGCGTTTTCTTTGGATAGTCGAGCGTAGCAGGAATGGACGGCGGATAATGAGCGAGCCACGGTTTTTCCATATGCATCCCTCCTTGTTTCTATTTTATTTCACTTTTTGTAATTTTTCATCAAAAAAAAAACGCCTCGCCTGAGCGAGACGTCACCAAAACCAGTACACCAAACCAATGAAGAAAAAGCACGCGCAAATGACAAACAAGATTTTCGCCAGCACATCGACCGACCGGTTGCGCACGGCCATATAGACGATGCCGGCGATCAAAAGCAGCCCGACGGCGATCAACAACCATTTGACTACTGCGTTCATTCGTTGTTCCCCTTTACTGAATCCCTTCGCCGATGACAAACGACAAACCGACGGAAATGACCATCGAGATAAAGCCGACCGCCCGGTTGTCGTTGGCAATTTCATCATCGATGTTAAACTTCGGCGTCAAAAATTCATAAATAAAATACGCTGCGAGCAGAAGCAAAAACCCGTACACGCCCCAGCCGACCATCGACAACAGCGACTCATGGTGGGCGAGCGCGTAACGAAAAATATTGGCAATGCCAAAAATCTTTCCGCCGGTTGCCATCGCCACCGCCATATTGCCTTTTTGAATTTCTTCCCAGTTTTTATACTTCGTGACGAGTTCAAACACGGCCAAAAACACCACGATGCACAGCACGGCGACGCTGAAATTGGCAGCGGTTCTCACCATTTCGTGCTCCCAAAACGGTGCCATCATTCTCGCCCCCATCATTTCAGTTCCACGACCGTCACCCCGGTCCCGCCTTCATTCGCCTCACCAAATCGGAAGCTTTTGACCGCCCGGTGCTGCTTTAAAAACTGCTGCACCCCTTGGCGGAGCGCGCCTGTCCCTTTGCCGTGGATGATGGAGACGCGCGCATATCCGGCGAGCACGGCGTCATCCAAGTATTTCTCAAGCCGAAGGAGCGCGTCTTCGTACCGTTCGCCGCGCAAATCAAGCTCAAGGCTCACATGGGCGTCCTTGCCTTTCACCGTCGCAATCGGCGTCACGTCGTTCACCGGCGCGCTGCCGATGTATTCTAAGTCACGCTCGTGAATTTTCATTTTCAAAATGCCGAGCTGCACTTGCCATTCATCGTCCGACACTTTTTCGATCAAGTAGCCTTTTTGGTTGAGGCTCGTCACCTTCACTTCATCACCCGGCTGGAATACATGGCGCGGCGCCTGTTTTTTTGCTCTTTTCCGTTTCTCGACTTTCGGCACGGCGGCGGCGAGCCGCTGTTTTGCCTCGGCGAGCTCGTGTTCTTTCACTTCCGCCTGCTTTTCTTTTTGCAGGCGGCGCAGTTCATGGATCACCCGCTCGGCTTCGCGCTCGGCGGCGCGGATGATGTCCGTTGCCTGCTTCGCCGCTTCAGCCAGCCGCTCTTCTTTTTCCTCTTCGAGCGCTTCGAGCTTTTGCTCCCACTCGGCGCGCAGCCGCTCCGCTTCCTCCAGCGCCGCGCGCGCCCGCGCTTCGTCTTCCTCGGCTTGCTTTTTGCTTCGTTCGAGCGACGCGATCATGTTTTCCACGTTATGGCTTTCCGCGCTCACTTGCGCTTTCGCCCGCTCGATAATCCGCTCATCCAACCCCAAGCGGCGTGAGATGTCAAAGGCGTTGCTGCGGCCGGGAATGCCGATCAATAGTTTATACGTCGGACGGAGCGTTTCGGTGTCAAATTCAACGCTCGCGTTCACCACCCCGGGGCGGTTGTAGCCGTACGCTTTCAATTCGGGATAATGCGTCGTCGCCACCGTCCGCGCCCCGCGCCCGTGCACTTCATCCAAGATGGCGATGGCAAGCGCCGCCCCTTCCTGCGGGTCGGTGCCCGCTCCGAGCTCATCAAACAGCACAAGGCTTTGGCCATCGACATGGCGCAAAATGTCGACAATATTGACCATATGGGACGAGAACGTGCTCAAGCTTTGTTCGATCGACTGCTCGTCGCCGATATCCGCGTACACTGCGCGGAACACCGCCGCTTCCGATCCGTCGGCCGCCGGGATAAACAGCCCCGCTTGCGCCATTAATGTCAACAAGCCGACCGTTTTCAACGTCACCGTTTTCCCGCCGGTGTTTGGGCCTGTTATGACGATCGTCGTATAATCGCCGCCGAGTTCAATGTCATTCGGCACCGCCTTTTCTTGATCAAGCAGCGGATGGCGGGCCTGCACAAAGCGAAGATAGCCTCGGTTATTGACCGCTGGCTTCGCGGCTTGCAGCCGGCGGGCGTATTTCGCCTTGGCAAACGCAAAATCGAGCGCCGCAAGCGACTCAACCGCCCGCGCAAGCGGTTCAGCCTGCTCAGCGACTTTTGCCGACAGTTCGCGCAAAATGCGTTCGATTTCTTGCTTTTCTTTCGCCCGCGCTTCGCGGAGTGCGTTGTTCAACTCGACGACCGCCTGCGGCTCGATAAACAGCGTCGCCCCGGACGCCGACTGGTCGTGGACGATGCCGCCATAGGCACTGCGATACTCTTGTTTCACCGGAATGACATAGCGGTCGTTGCGGATCGTAATGATGGCGTCCGACAGCCGCTTTTGCGCCGACGGCGAGCGAATGATGCTCTCAAGCTTCTCGCGGATGCGCGTTTCCACTGACCGAATTTGCCCGCGGAGCGAACGGAGGCGGTCGCTTGCGGCATCCAATACCTCGCCATGATCGTCGATCGAACGGCGAATGTCATGCTCGAGTTCCGGCGCTTCAGCCAATGTGTCCGCATAACGGAAAAGCCGCTCAAGTCCGCCATGCTCGTCATAGAGACCCGCGATCAGCCGCTTCATTTGCCGGCTTGCGGCCGAGGTGGCCGCCACTTCAAGCATCTCTTGCGGGCTGAGCGTGCCGCCGATCGCCGCCCGCTTGAGATGCGGACGGATGTCGACTACTCCGTCAAGCGGCGCATAGCCAGCAAGTCGCAAAACAGCGGCCGCTTCATCCGTTTCCTCAAGCCAAGCGGCCACCTCCTCCAAATCGGATGACGGCATGAGCGCCTCGATTTTTTCCAAACCGAGCGGCGAGGACGCATGCTCAGCCAACTGCTCTTTCACTTTATCGAACTCCAAGGTGTGAAGCACTTTTCGTTGCACGTATCTGACCCCCAGCTCATTCATTTCGTTCGTTTGTCGCGCAAAAACTGCCGCAGCTTGTCAAGCGGCCATGTGTTGATGACCGTTTCGTTCTTGATCCAGCCTTTCCTTGCCGTCGCCACGCCAATAGCCATATCATCAAGCATGTCCAAATGGTGGGCGTCCGTGTTAATGGCAATATACGCCCCCGCTTCCTCGGCTTTTTTCACGTAGGCCGCCGACAAGTCGAGCCGGTTTGGGTTGGCGTTTAACTCAAGCACCGTGTTCGTCTCCGCCGCCAGCTCGATGAGCCGCTCGATATCGACGTCATAGCCGTCGCGCTGGCCGATGAGCCTTCCGGTCGGATGGGCGATGACATCGACGTACGGATTGCGAAGCGCCGCCTCGAGCCGCTTCATGATCGCCTCGCGCGGCTGTTTGAACGCAGAGTGAATGGCGGCGATGACAAAATCCAGCTCCTTGAGCACGTCATCATCGTAATCGAGCGTCCCGTCCGGCAAAATATCCATCTCAATGCCGGCGAGGATGGTAAAATCCGAATAGCGCGCGTTCAGCCGTTCGATTTCCTCGCGCTGGCGCCGCAATCGATCCGGCGTCAAACCGTTGGCGACTTTCAAAAATTGCGAATGGTCGGTGATGGCCATATACCGATAGCCGCGGCGGCGGCACGCCTCAACGAGCTCCTCAAGCGAACACGCCCCGTCGCTCCATGCCGAATGCATATGCAAATCGCCTTGAATGTCTTCAAGGCGGACAAGCGGATATCGGTCCGAATAGCGCTCGATTTCCGTGCCGTCTTCACGCAGCTCCGGGGGAATGTGCGGCAGCCCGAAATGGGCGTAAAACGCCGCTTCATCCGGGAACGTTTTCACCTTGCCGGTCGCTTCGTCTTCCACGCCGTATTCGCTGATTTTCTCCCCGCGCTCTTTGGCGAGCTGGCGCATGCGCACGTTATGCTCCTTCGATCCGGTGAAATGATGGAGCGCGGTCGCAAACTGCGCCCCACTGACCAGCCGGAAGTCGACGGCCACATCGTCGTCATAGCGAAGCAGAAGCGACACTTTTGTCTCCCCAGCAGCGATGACCTCGCGGACACGCTCAAAACGAAGAAGCCCGTCGCGCACCGCAGCCGGACGGTCGGTGGCGATGACATAATCCAAATCTTTCACCGTTTCGTTTACGCGCCGCAAACTGCCGGCCCGCGAGAAGCGAATCACGCCGTCAAGACAAGCAAGCTGGCGTTCCACATCCGCCGCGGCGGCGAGCACCCGAGCGAGCGGCAGCCGCTCGGGGCGTTTGCCTGCCTTTTCAATGGCCGCAAGCAGCTTTTCTTCCGTTTTCGCGCCAAAACCGGCAAGCGCGCGCACTTTTCTAGCCAAGCACGCTTCTTTCAATCCATCCATATCGACAATGCCAAGCTCTTGATGCAGCTTGGCGATTTTTTTGCCGCCAAGCCCCGGGATCTTAAGCAAGGAAAGAAGCGTTTCCGGAATATCGCGCTTTAATTCCTCGAGCACCGATGATGAACCGGTTTCGACAAACTCGGTGATGATCGCCGCCGTGCTTTTGCCGATGCCGGGAATGGCGGTGAAGTCGCCGATTTCCGCGAGGCTCCGCTCATCCGTTTCCAAGGCGTTCGCCGCTTTGCGGAAGGCGTTGACCTTAAATGGATTTTCTCCTTTGATCTCCATATACAGTGCGATCGTTTCAAGCAGGCGGATGACCTCTTTTTTATGGACGCTCATCCCCATTTCCTCCCTTTCCCGCAAAACCGCGGCCGCGCCCGGTCAGACGCGGCCATGAATCCACCAATGATTAAGCATGTCCGACAACACCGGCGTATGTTTCACAATCACGGTCGCCATAAGCGAACGCTGCAGCTGCTCCTGCACGCTGTCAATCGGCACGAGCGCCCCGATATACAACAGCAAAAAGACGAGCAAATACACTTCCGCAAATCCGAGCGCCGCCCCCGCCAGACGGTTGACGCTTCGCAACAGCGGCAGCTGGGCGACGAAATCAAGCATCGAGCCGATGATTTGCAGGACGATTTTCACAGCAAAAAACAAAAGCGCAAAGGAAATCGCCCGATAATAGGCATCGTCCAAATGCGTGCTCTGAAACAGCAGCTTCATCGTCTCCGGGTCTCCGAACGTCGGATACGGAATCCAAAGGCGCAATGTCGGCACAAACCGTTCATAATAGCGATAGGCGACGAAAAAGGCGATCAGAAACCCGGCCATATGAATGAATTGAAGGATAAAGCCGCGCTTCAGCCCGATCATCGCCCCCATCAACAGGACAAACAGCAGCACGACATCAATCATCCTGTTTCCCGTCCTTTTCCTGTTTCAGCTGTTCCGCCAGCCGTTGATATTGTTCTTTCAGTTTGAGATACTCACTGGCGATGTTGACGGCTGTCAACACGGCCAGCTTCGGCACATCAAGGAGCGGATTTTTCTCGCTGAATTCATGCATTTTATCATCAACGAACGCCGCCACGAGCCGGATGTGGGCCGGGCTTTCCGCGCCGACGATCGTGTAGTCTTGTCCATAGATGCGGACGCTCACTCGCGTTTTTGGCTGTTCTGTCAAGCTTTCTCCCCCATTTCGCCAAATCCTACTGTTTATCATATCATGAACGCTGGTATAATGGAAAGAAGCGACACACAGCAACGATAGAGAAGATAAAGGAGCGATCGAACGTTGTCAAACTATGTGATTCAAGCCGACCAACAGCTGCTTGACGCCTTGCGCGCCCACTACCAAGACGCCTTATCCGACCGGCTTCCGGCCGGAGCGTTGTTTGCCGTCAAGCGCCCGGATGTCGTGATCACCGCCTACCGCTCAGGCAAAGTGCTGTTTCAAGGGAAAGCGGCGGAGCAAGAAGCAGCGAAATGGATATCAGGGGCGAGCGCCTCAAACGAAACAGCTGACCACCAGCCGTCCGCTTTGGCAGCTCATCAACTCGGGTCTCTTTCCGCCATCGGTTCCGATGAAGTCGGCACCGGCGATTATTTCGGCCCGATCGTCGTCGCCGCCGCCTACGTGGATCGGCCGCATATCGCCAAAATCGCGGCGCTTGGCGTGAAAGATTCGAAACAATTGAACGATGAGGCAATCAAACGGATCGCCCCCGCCATCATGGAAACGGCGCCGTATGCCGTCACTGTGCTTGATAACGCCGAATACAACCGCTGGCAGCGAAGCGGCATGCCGCAGACGAAAATGAAGGCGCTGCTTCACAACCGGACGCTCGCGAAACTTGTTGACGCCATCGCGCCCGCCGAACCAGAAGCAATCATCATCGACGAATTTTTAAAACGGGATTCGTATTTCCGTTACCTTTCCGATGAAGATCGCATTATCCGCGAGCGGGTGCATTGCCTGCCAAAAGCAGAAAGCGTGCACGTGGCGGTCGCCGCCGCCTCGATCATCGCCCGCTATGTGTTTTTAGAAGAGATGGAGCGATTATCCCGCGCCGTCGGCCTCCTGCTTCCAAAAGGTGCCGGCGCCATCGTTGACGAAGCCGCCGCCCGGATCATCCGCGCGCGGGGGGAAGAAGCGCTTGAGACGTGCGCCAAGCTTCATTTCGCCAATACGAAAAAGGCGCTTGCCATCGCCAAGCGCCGGTAATTGTTTCCATCACACCCATGGGAAACGGCAGCGTTGGCTCCGTTGCACAGGTCGACCCGTAGTAGCTGAACGACACCGTTTCCCATCCTTTCCACATGTTTCGTTTTACGTATGAAGAAAATGGCTTTTCATCCGCAAACAACCAAAAGGCTGTCCCCACCCAGCCTAGTGAGCCGGGATCATTAGACGGCCTATTCTGCCGCGCCATCGATAGCGATCACCGTTTTAATCACAGATTGCGCCATTTGCGAACGCAAAGCGTAGTTTGATCGAAGTAGACGATAGGTCATGTCGTGTAACTTGGCTTGTACAAGCACTTTTGTGTCAAAAATCACAACAGATACAGCGTTGCACGCTTGTCGATAAGCGGAAAGGGTGGCTTTCAATACTTCTGCTTGTTCCGCTGTTGGGTAAATTTTGATTTTGGCTGTTAACGTCATGTCCATTTGTCTCACCTCTCTTTCACTAAATATATTTTTTAGTGATACAAAAACAAAAAAAGCGATTCCTCCCCCACTTACTCCCTTTGGTCGTTGAAGTGGGGGGCTCCTCGCCAAAGACGATGAAAGTCCAAAAACGCTTACGATATCAATACATAAAAATGGTTTGCTAACTGGTGGGCGACAACATACGTGGTGAACCGAAAAGAGTTCTCCACAAACTCTTGACTGACCGACCAAACATTTCATTCTTGACAAAAAAAAGGTTACTATACGCTATTATTATAAATTTTTGCACAAAAAGGAGGTTTTATGATGTTTAGAAAAATATTGGCTTTCAGTTTTTTAGCTGTTGTTTTATTCTCCTCGGTATTGACAGCTTTTGCAGCAAGCGGTACGTACGAATCGACGTACAGTTTGACCGGAGGGCTTAACAGCCGCACGTTTGATGCAAGTGCGACGCCAAAGTTTGTTGTGACAACATATCCATCAAAAGGATTAAAAGGAACAACCATGACTTTATATCTAAAGAAACAAGGATTCTTTGGAGATTCTGATATTGATAGCGGTACGGTTTCATCAACAGAAGTGGATAGCGTCACCCTTTATAAATCCGGTTCAGGTTCCGGTAAATATTATATAAGATTCAGAAACTTCACTGGAATCTTATTTGAGGGAAAAGTAAAAATTGATTACAGTTGGTAAATTCATGAACCAGGATTGGTGACATGCATGAAAACGATTGGATTCTCATTTGACTTACATCCACCGCTATTTATGATCGTTTTTGTCATATTATGTGGTATCACTTGCTTCATTTTGAAAAAAAGGAAAGCGAATATGACCGTTAAACAACTCTTCTTTGTCGCAACTACGATATTTTATTCTTTGTCTGTTGTCAAACTGACCTTACTCCCGATAACGATCAGCTTTGATAAAACAAGCTATCCGGACATGCCTTGGAAATACTATTATCAGTTGATCCCGTTTCAAACCATTATCTCTGCGTGGAAGCAAGGCAACCTTTTGCAAGTCGTGGGGAATATTGTTCTCCTTCTCCCGTTGCCGATTTTAATAGGACTATTGAAAAAACGCAGCACAGGCTTTTTTCGAACTTTGACTGTCGTCATTTCCGTAAGTTTGGGCATTGAATTGACCCAATTACTCATTAATTGTTTAACTGGAATTCCAAACAAAGTAGCGGACGTAGACGATTTTATATTAAATTCCATTGGTGGTTTGGTTGGATGGGCAACCATAAAACTATATTTTGTTTTGATAAGGGAGAAGAAGGATCAATCTTTTCACCTTCCCAATTCGTAACTATTCAGCCGTTACATAGAAAAAGTTTACGAGATCGGGTTTATTCTCGCTTCCCTTGTCTATACTAGTACCATCCAAGACAAGGGAGGTGAACAGGATGGCAAACGTTGTTTTTGATTTCCAACAAGCGGTCTTCACACTCGAAAGCATGGTGGCAAAAATCGAGCGCCAAGCGCAAACAATCGAAAAACTCATCAAAGAAAACGAGCAGCTAAGACAAGAAAACCAACAATTCGGGGCGTGACAGGCACCACGCCCAGGATGACGATCATAATCGTCGGTGGAAGTGCGGCATACCGTTGTCCTTGCAAAAGAGAGGACGAAAACAGCCGCGCCCAATAGTACAACAGGCGTTCTGACATACTATACTGTAAGGAAGAAGAGAAATGCAAATGTAGAAATATGGGTTTGTAAGGAAAAGTAAGGAGAGAACGATCGGTGAGCATAGGAGAGTATAATGTTTCTTTGAAAAACTCACCATCGCAAAAAGCTTGCGTGACAAAGACATTGAATTAGAAGACAGCATCATGCACATGTTTCGAAAAAGGTCTAAATGAATTGCAACGGTCTTATAACAGCTTATTAAGAAATTTTTGCAAGTCTTCTGGATCTTGAATAGGATTCACATAATTCAATCCCCATTTTTGCAAACGTACAAAATCTTTATCATTATTGCTAAACAATGTCATTCCTTTTGCAATCGCTGTAGCAGCAATAAGCGCATCCCCTGCTTTTAATGTTTTTCCGGTTTCCATCTTACATTTTCTTCGTAATTCCGCTGCTTTTTCTGCTATTTCGAAGTCCACGTTGTATAGCGTTGATGCCCGAATATAGCTGTATCGCTTATGACGAATGGCTTCGTTCGTTTCTACCTTTTCATATGAAAGAAACTCCATCGCAACAACGCTAGACATTGCGATTTCAAAACCATCGTTTAACAGTTGGGTGAAGAGGTGTTTCACTGGCTCATAGCCCAAATAATGATAAACATAAATGTTATTATCAATAAGTGCGATATTACTCAAGCTCATTATTCCTCCATTCTTCTTCCCGATTAGCCATCTTAAGCAACTCTTTTACATTTTCACCAGCGAGAACGGCACTACCTGCTAAGCTTTCAAAAGCTTTCACTTTATCCTCGGTACTCAACGGTTTCGGCTTCACGATCAATCTATCTGTTTGTTCTTCAATAACAGTCAACTGCAATAAATTCGCTTCCTGTAACGCCCGCTTAACTAATTGAAAAATATGCACGTAGTCGTGGCGCTCATCTTCATTATGATTTTTTAAAATGTCTACATTTCCCATTGCTATCCCTCGCTTTCTGTATATTTTTATTATACCATCTGTAGATGAGCAAATTCACTGACATAAATTGACAACTAAACAAAAAAGGAGACATGAACCGGACTCCTTGGGTAAAATAGATGTGTTCAAAACCCATTCACACAAGGAGGTTCATGTCTCATGAATAGATTAGCACATCACCAAGGAATCCACAAGTTTTTCTTCACGCTGGGGTTGACGCTGCAGCTTTCCAAACCGGTCATCAAGCATCTCATTCATATTGTTGATGCCTTGACCACCAAGGGATTCTCGGGAACGTTGACCGATGTCCATCACTGGAGCTTTCATCCGAATCATCGAACGACACTCAGTCACTTTTTCACGAAAAGCCCTTGGGATGAGGAAAGGCTGCTTGGAAAGCTTCAAGAGTGGATCCTTTCCCAGGTCGAACGACTGGCCAAATGGAAACATCAACCCCTTTTTGTTTCAATTGATGATACGATTTGCCAAAAAACGAAGCCTTCGTCACGGGCTGCACACGCCATTCAAGGGTGCGACTGGCACTACTCGCATAAAGATCATCAATCGGTTTGGGGGCATTCGCTCGTTTGGCTGATGGTGCACACCTTCACGCAGGCGTTTCCGTTCGCGTTCCGCTTGTATGACAAGAAGGCCGGAAGAAGCAAAATCGACCTGGCGATGGAGATGCTTTCCTCGATCAAGGTGAAGCTGACTCAGCCGGTGTATGTGTTGATGGACTCTTGATACCCGTCCAAAACGCTCATCGAAACCTGCTTGAGCAAGGGATTCCATGTCATCGCCATGCTCAAGGCGAACCGGATTCTTTATCCGAAAGGCATCGCCATCCAAGCCAAGCAGTTCGCCCGCTATATCGAGTCCAAAGACACCCGCCTCGTCACGGTGGGGCAGGAGCGTTATCGCGTGTATCGCTATGAGGGGCCATCCATGGCCTCGATGACGCGGTGGTGCTGCTGGCTTGGAAGGCGGATCAGCCGATGGCGCCGGAACATCTTCATTGCATCTTGAGCACCGACCGGGAACTCGGGGACGAAGACATCTTGCGTTACTATGCTCAGCGTTGGACGATCGAGTGCTTTTTCCGGCAGGCGAAAGATCAACTGAAGCTGGATGGATACCGCGTTCGCCACGTTCGGGCGGTGAAACGGTATTGGGCGGTGGTGCTGTTGGCCTGCGTGTACAGCATCGCCGAATCCCGACAAAACCTCTCCACCGGGCTGGAGCTTCTTCGGTCGCGGAAAGACCACAGCGTCGTCGAGTTCATTTATGACGCTGCAAAGCAAGATATTCCCATTGATGTGATCAAAAAACAGCTCCGTATCGCGTAAGGGGTACCCTGTTTGTCTCTCTAACCATGGAAATTATTGTAATGAAAAATGCTCATCTACAGTTAAAATTTTTTTACAAATCATCTCTTTATATTTTATATTGCATAATTTTACCCATTCAACTAAAATAGATAATGCAACCGGTTGCATTGAAGTTGATGAATTTGTTTGAAAATCGCACAAGAAAATGTATTCGCCTTCAACTAACCCCCTACCATTTAGAAAGGAGAGAGAAAAAAATGAAAAAAATGAAATTGACATCATTCGATTTTTGGCAAAAGTTCGGGAAAGCATTGATGGTCGTTGTTGCTGTCATGCCTGCAGCCGGTTTGATGATTTCATTAGGAAAATTAATTGGCATGATGAGCGGAGATGTTTCATTCGTGCAATCGATTGCACGGATTATGGAGGATATCGGTTGGGCGATCATTGTCAATCTCCATATTTTATTTGCGGTCGCAATCGGGGGCTCTTGGGCAAAAGAGCGTGCAGGCGGAGCTTTTGCGGCACTTATTGCATTTATTTTAATTAACCGTATCACAGGAGCGATTTTTGGCGTCAATAATGCCATGTTGCAAGACCCAGAAGCAACTGTCGTCACCATTACTGGAAGCAAACTAATTGTTAAAGATTACTTTATCTCTGTTCTCGGAGCTCCGGCATTAAACATGGGGGTTTTTGTAGGAATCATTTCAGGATTTTTAGGAGCTTCCTTATATAATAAATATTATAACTTTGATCGTCTTCCAAAATCTCTTAATTTCTTTAATGGGAAAAGATTTGTTCCATTTGTTGTGATCGCTGGTTCAGTTATCACAGCGCTTATTTTATCGATCGTATGGCCGTCTGTTCAAAGCTTATTAAACGGATTTGGACGTTGGATCGCTACGTCTAAAGAGACAGCGCCAATCATTGCACCTTTTATTTTCGGTACGTTGGAGCGTCTCTTATTGCCATTTGGCTTACATCATATGTTAACAGTGCCAGTGAACTATACAGAGCTCGGTGGAACCTATACGATTTTAACCGGTTCAAAAGCAGGACAAATCGTTGCTGGTCAAGATCCTTTATGGCTTGCATGGATCACCGATTTAAACAACCTGTTAGCTTCTGGAGACACAAAAACATACCATCATTTGCTTGAAACCGTTCATCCAGCACGATTTAAAGTTGGACAAGTGATTACATCGACCACTTCTCTCATCGGTGTTGCATTAGCTATGTATATCAATGTTGATAAAGACAAGCGCGAAAAATATAAATCCATGTTTTTCTCTGCAGCATTAGCCGTATTTTTGACAGGCGTGACAGAACCGATCGAATTCATGTTTATGTTTGTCGCACCCGTTTTATATATTGTGTATGCGATTACAACTGGTTTAGCGTTTGCTCTTGCCGATCTAATCAATTTACGTATTCACGCATTTGGCTTTATTGAATTTTTAACAAGAACACCAATGATCATTAAAGCAGGACTTGTAAAAGATTTGGTGAACTTCGCTATTTCTTGCCTTGCATTTTTCGGCATCAGCTTTGTTGTATCCAATGCACTGATTAAAAAACTGAACTTGCCAACACCGGGTCGAAACGGAAACTATATAGAAGCAGAAGAGCCAGCTCAATCTCAATCAAAAAATACAACCAATGACGATTCGTTGGC
This genomic window contains:
- a CDS encoding VanZ like family → MKTIGFSFDLHPPLFMIVFVILCGITCFILKKRKANMTVKQLFFVATTIFYSLSVVKLTLLPITISFDKTSYPDMPWKYYYQLIPFQTIISAWKQGNLLQVVGNIVLLLPLPILIGLLKKRSTGFFRTLTVVISVSLGIELTQLLINCLTGIPNKVADVDDFILNSIGGLVGWATIKLYFVLIREKKDQSFHLPNS
- a CDS encoding PIN domain; amino-acid sequence: MSLSNIALIDNNIYVYHYLGYEPVKHLFTQLLNDGFEIAMSSVVAMEFLSYEKVETNEAIRHKRYSYIRASTLYNVDFEIAEKAAELRRKCKMETGKTLKAGDALIAATAIAKGMTLFSNNDKDFVRLQKWGLNYVNPIQDPEDLQKFLNKLL
- a CDS encoding Transposase — protein: MAPEHLHCILSTDRELGDEDILRYYAQRWTIECFFRQAKDQLKLDGYRVRHVRAVKRYWAVVLLACVYSIAESRQNLSTGLELLRSRKDHSVVEFIYDAAKQDIPIDVIKKQLRIA
- the ptsG_3 gene encoding EIICBA-Glc, with product MKKMKLTSFDFWQKFGKALMVVVAVMPAAGLMISLGKLIGMMSGDVSFVQSIARIMEDIGWAIIVNLHILFAVAIGGSWAKERAGGAFAALIAFILINRITGAIFGVNNAMLQDPEATVVTITGSKLIVKDYFISVLGAPALNMGVFVGIISGFLGASLYNKYYNFDRLPKSLNFFNGKRFVPFVVIAGSVITALILSIVWPSVQSLLNGFGRWIATSKETAPIIAPFIFGTLERLLLPFGLHHMLTVPVNYTELGGTYTILTGSKAGQIVAGQDPLWLAWITDLNNLLASGDTKTYHHLLETVHPARFKVGQVITSTTSLIGVALAMYINVDKDKREKYKSMFFSAALAVFLTGVTEPIEFMFMFVAPVLYIVYAITTGLAFALADLINLRIHAFGFIEFLTRTPMIIKAGLVKDLVNFAISCLAFFGISFVVSNALIKKLNLPTPGRNGNYIEAEEPAQSQSKNTTNDDSLAAHIIELLGGKDNIEDVDACMTRLRVTVKDIHKVASEQEWKTAGALGLILKDKGVQAIYGPKADVLKSNIQDLLGV